GTCAACCAGTAAATTAACTGATAGAAACGGTGGATCTTACGGATCAGGGGGCTTCTGCCTCGGAGGGTTTGGAGAGCTGTAATGGGCAGTGGGCTGCTCTGCAGGTGCATTGTGGGAGCTATGGTGTgcaggtgcattttgggagcTTTGGTGTGCAGGTGCATTGTGGGAGCTGTGGTGTGCAGGTGCATTGTGGGAGCTGTGGTGTgcaggtgcattttgggagcTTTGGTGTGCAGGTGCATTGTTGGAGCTGTGGTCTGCAGGTGCATTG
The Etheostoma spectabile isolate EspeVRDwgs_2016 unplaced genomic scaffold, UIUC_Espe_1.0 scaffold00017224, whole genome shotgun sequence genome window above contains:
- the LOC116679533 gene encoding histidine-rich protein PFHRP-II — its product is MAAFEDYSVYGNLSDDELLQIAIERSLSDTPDNAPPQPADHSSHNAPADHSSHNAPADHSSNNAPAHQSSQNAPAHHSSHNAPAHHSSHNAPAHQSSQNAPAHHSSHNAPAEQPTAHYSSPNPPRQKPPDP